In Gemmatimonadota bacterium, the genomic window TGCCAGAACATTTGCCATCCGCCGCGCTCTGGGGTGCCCCCGATCCCGCCAAATCCGCTCGCCACTATAATCGTTATTATTAATCTGTCCAGACGCCGCATTCCACAAAATCGGCACGCAGTTCCCACCCAGATAATGCCGCATCAAATTGAAAAACTGGCCAAAATAATCTGCCGACACCTCCCCGACACTGCCCGTCCCCACATAGTGCAGAGAAAAACTCGCCACCACCGAAATCGGCGTACCATCCATCCCCTCCACATACATCATCGCCAACTCCGGATCGATCTCTCCCATTGGCCGCACGAGATCCGGATTATTCAAACCCGGATTCATCCGCACCGTCCCATCCCTCATCAGCCAGCGCCGATAAAACGAAATACGATCCTCCATCACACTGGCAAACCCCGCCCGGGCAGGCTGCATTCTCTTAATAGCCAACGCCACGGCATCGGCCACTTTCAGCGGAAGCCATGTCGTATAACCCTCATCTTCACCCATACCCAGAAGATTGCTCACCCCTGCCCCTGAATGCGTATGTGTCGCATTCACCATCACGCACTCAGGAGATATCCCACACCGTTCTTGAATACGTGCCTTCACGGCATTCGCAATCGCTTCTGTCACCGCAATCAAATCGCAGGTCACCATGGCAATCCTGACATCACCATTGTCGATCACCAATGCCTTGGCCAGAAGCTCATCGTGTACATCCTCTCCGTATCGCGGCTGAAAACTTCCCGGCATCGTAACACCCAGCCAGGGTGTAATATTGGACGTAGCAGCCCCTGCTTGCAATTTCATAACTTTCCTCCCGTATTAGATTTCACACCTTTTTTATTATATAATGGAAACAGGGCGTTTTGTCGAATGAAGCTCAATGCGGTTGACAGTAGTTTATGGAACGCTTATTCTTTCAAGAACAGGAGGTGTTTCGTGGCTGACTTGACAGAGCGCCCGGTAATTGGCGTAACCGTGGGCGATCCGGCGGGAATCGGACCAGAAGTTGTGATCAAAGCGCTGTGTGAACCAACGCTTTACAACAAAGTAAAACCACTGGTCTTTGCCGACCGATCGGTTTTGGAGCAAACGGTGAAAATGCTGTGTGTGGATATAGATTTGCACGCTATAGACAATCCGCGCAATGGGCATTATGAAGCCGGGTGTATCGACTTTATTGACGTTGGGAGTCTGTCTGAACCGATTGCCTATGGCCAGATCTCTGCCGAAGGTGGTCGGGCGGGATATCAATATCTGGACCGGGCAATTGATGCAGCTCTATCAGGTACCGTAGTTGGCCTATCCACAGCGCCATTGAACAAAGAATCATTACAGGCTGCAAAACTACCTTATATCGACCACACGGCGATGCTCAATGCCCGAGCGGCGTTGCGAGTGCCAATGACGCTGTTTTTGGTAAAAAATTTAAAAATCTTCTTTCTCACCCGGCACATTTCCTTTCGGGAAATTCCAGATGCCATTACAAAAGCGGGAATTCTGGAAGCACTGCCACTGTGCGACCTGTATTTGCGGCAACTGGGAACCGAAACACCGACCATAGCTGTGGCCGGCTTAAATCCACACGGCGGCGAACAGGGCCTGTTCGGACGAGAGGAAATCGAGGTCATAGGCCCCGCTGTAAAAGAAGCGCAAAAACGCGGATGGCGAGTACAGGGACCGATACCAGCGGACTCGGTATTTCATCTGGCACTGGAAGGACGTTACGATGGGGTATTATCGCTCTACCACGACCAGGGGCATATCGCATCCAAAACACTGGACTTCCACGGAACAGTAAGCCTGACAATGGGACTGAAGTTTTTGCGCACATCAGTAGATCACGGAACAGCCTTTGACATTGCCGGACAGGGAATAGCGTCAGAACGGGGCATGGTAGAAGCAATTCGCGCGGCCGGACAATACGCAGTGCCGGTACGCGAGCGATTGGAAATGTCATTTGTACCCTCTTGACTTATTTGTCTAAGGATATATACTTTAATTATCACTAAACTATAAGCATCTTGAAAATTCACCTCTCCCTATGAGGAATGCGCTATGGCGAGCAAAAAAGAAGACTATTTGGGAATTGAAAATTACAAAGTAGTGGGCACGCGACCGATACGGCACGATGGAACCGATAAAGTAACGGGCCGCGCGGTTTATGGTCCAGACTTTCACTTAACCGGATCGCTATACGGCAAAACACTGCGAAGCCCTCATGGGCATGCGCGGATCAAATCCATCGACACCAGCAAAGCCGAAGCACTCCCCGGAGTAAAAGCCATAGTACTCGGAAAAGACCTCGTCCAAAATTACGAAGACAAAATCTCCGACCTCGGTGAGGGATCGGTCGATCTGCGGTTCTTAATCGCCAATGTACTCGCCGGAGACAAAGTCCTCTACGACGGACACGCCATCGCAGCCGTAGCAGCCACCTCTGCACACATCGCAGAAGAGGCATTAAACCTCATCGACGTAGAATACGAAATACTCGAACCCGTACTCGAAGTCCGCCGCGCAATGGAAAACGACGCACCGCTATTGCACGACGATCTGAAAATGAAATCCCTCGGCGAAGAAACGGACCAGGCGAGCAACATCGCAAACCACTTCCAGCACAAACAGGGAGATATAGAAAAGGGATTTGAAGAAGCGGACGCAGTCATAGAGCGGGAATTTGCAACCGGCACAGTACACCAGGGATACATCGAACCACACAACGTAACCGCGCACTGGAGCGAAAACGGAAAGCTCACAATATGGTGCAGCACACAGGGACCATTTGAAGTGCGCGGCCAGGTCGCCGACGTACTCGGCCTCGAAGTGGGTGACATACGCGTAATCCCGCAGGAAATCGGAGGTGGATTTGGCGGGAAATTCCGCGTCTATGAAGAACCGACCGCAGCCCTGCTGGCGCAAAAAACCGGAAAACCCGTAAAAATGGTCATGTCCCGCACAGAAGTATTAAAAGCCACCGGACCAACGCCCGCATCCTACATCAAAGTCAAAATGGGCGCAACGCGGGACGGCATGCTAACGGCGGCACAAGCCTACATGGCCTATGAAGCTGGAGCCTATCCCGGCTCTGCCGTAGGCGCTGGTGCGGGATGTATCTTCTCGCCCTACAGCATCCCAAACTCCCTCATAGACGGCTACGACGTCGTCGTAAACAAACCCCAATCGTCCGCTTACCGCGCACCCGGCGCAACCAACGCGGCATTTGCATCTGAAACAGTAATAGACGAAATATGCGAACAGATCGGAATGGACCCCCTCGAATTTCGACTGAAAAACGCGTCCAAAGAAGGCACGCGACGGGCCGATGGACCAGTCTTCTTGCGCATTGGCCAGGAAGAAGTCGTCAAAGCGGCCATAGCGCATCCGCACTACAGCGCGCCCCTTGAAGGACCGAATCGGGGACGCGGCGTCGCCGCTGGATTCTGGTTCAACGGCGGAGGCACATCAACAGTGGTCGCTAGCGTAAACCCGGACGGCACAGTAGCACTTGTCGAAGGCTCGCCCGATATTGGAGGCACACGCACCTCAGTCGCCATACAATTTGCCGAAGTCCTGAATCTCCCCATCGAAGACATCAAACCAAATGTCACGGACACCGACGCAATCGGACAAACCGATGGAACGGGCGGAAGCCGCGTGACATTTGCAACCGGCTGGGCGAGCTATGAAGCCGCGCAAGACGTAAAGCGCCAGATGATCGAACGGGCAGCCACCTTATGGGAAATATCAAAAGACGACATAGTCTTTGAAGACGGAACCTTCCGCTCCAAATCGGACTCATCCAAATCCATCACCTTCAAAGAACTCGCCGCCAAAGCCAATGGCGCAGGTGGTCCCGTAGTAGGACGCGCTGCCGTAAGCGGCAAACAAGCCGGTCCCGCATTCGCACTCTTAATCGTAGATGTCGAAGTAGATCCAGACACGGGCAAAGTAGATATCTTGCGGGCGACCATTGTTCAGGACGCGGGCAAAGCCATTTATCCCGGCTATGTAGAAGGGCAGATGCAGGGCGGTGTAGTACAGGGAATCGGATGGGCATTGAACGAGGAATTTGTGTACAACGACCAGGGCGTAATGGTCAACGCCTCTTTCCTGGATTATCGGATGCCCACAACACTTGACCTCCCCATGATAGAAACCGTCATCGTAGAAGTGCCCAACCCGGGCCATCCTTATGGCGTACGAGGCGTGGGCGAAGTGCCCATTGTCCCGCCGCCAGCCGCAGTCGCCAACGCGATTTACCGCGCTGTTGGCATACGGCTAAACGAGCTACCCATGTCGCCATCGCGAGTCCTGAAAGCACTCTGGGAATCAGATGGCAGCCATGATCAGGCAGCAGATTAATCAGATAGGAAAACACAATGGACTGGTTCTCCCAATACGGATTTCTCGGTGCCCTGCTCCTCTCGGGCATCGTTCTCGGTGCAATCCCCGTCGTACTGCCCCTGATCATATCCCCTCGCGCGCGCGGTCGCAAAAGCCGCGAGACCTACGAATGCGGCATGGACACAATTGGCAGCGCATGGGTGCGCTTCGACATCGCCTATTATCTATTTGCACTCATCTTTGTCGCATTTGAAGTCGATGTATTGTATATTCTTCCCATCGCCGTAATCTACGATTCGGGCACCTACGTCTGGCGCGACTTCATCGAACTCACAATCTTCGTCGGCATTCTTTTTCTCGCCATCATCTACGCCTGGAGCAAAGGCGTTTTGCACTGGAGAAGTCGATAATGGCACAAATAGAACTCCCTCTCGTAAAAAGCGATCCCAAAAACATTGAAGAACTGCGCGAAGAGGTCGGCCCACTGGTACACATGGACCTGCTGGAAAACCTGCTCAACCACGCACGGTCCCGATCCCTGTGGCCCCTCACATTCGGCCTGGCCTGTTGCGCCATCGAAATGATGGCTGCAGGCGCATCGCGCTTTGACCTCGACCGCATTGGCGCAGGCGTCTTTCGCCCGAGTGCGCGACAAGCCGATGTCATGATCCTCGCAGGCACAATCTCCCGCAAAATGGCACCAGCCATCAAAACGCTCTGGGATCAGATGCCCTCGCCCAAATGGGCCATAGCCATGGGGGGGTGCACCATCGATGGCGGTCCCTTTAAGTATCCCGGACAGTACGCCATTGTCGAAGGCGCAGACAAAATTGTGCCCGTTGATGTGTACGTACCGGGTTGCCCCCCGCGTCCCGAAGCGCTCTTTGCGGCACTGTTCAAACTCGAGGAAAAAATCCGAGCCGGAAAGAAATTCAATAAATGATCGCCGACAAACTCTCTACACTCCGGCTCGACGCGACCGAGGTCGAATACAATGCGCGTGGCTTTCATGTACAACACACCGCTTCAGCCGACACGCTCCCTCAGATCG contains:
- the pdxA gene encoding 4-hydroxythreonine-4-phosphate dehydrogenase PdxA; the encoded protein is MADLTERPVIGVTVGDPAGIGPEVVIKALCEPTLYNKVKPLVFADRSVLEQTVKMLCVDIDLHAIDNPRNGHYEAGCIDFIDVGSLSEPIAYGQISAEGGRAGYQYLDRAIDAALSGTVVGLSTAPLNKESLQAAKLPYIDHTAMLNARAALRVPMTLFLVKNLKIFFLTRHISFREIPDAITKAGILEALPLCDLYLRQLGTETPTIAVAGLNPHGGEQGLFGREEIEVIGPAVKEAQKRGWRVQGPIPADSVFHLALEGRYDGVLSLYHDQGHIASKTLDFHGTVSLTMGLKFLRTSVDHGTAFDIAGQGIASERGMVEAIRAAGQYAVPVRERLEMSFVPS
- a CDS encoding xanthine dehydrogenase family protein molybdopterin-binding subunit, yielding MASKKEDYLGIENYKVVGTRPIRHDGTDKVTGRAVYGPDFHLTGSLYGKTLRSPHGHARIKSIDTSKAEALPGVKAIVLGKDLVQNYEDKISDLGEGSVDLRFLIANVLAGDKVLYDGHAIAAVAATSAHIAEEALNLIDVEYEILEPVLEVRRAMENDAPLLHDDLKMKSLGEETDQASNIANHFQHKQGDIEKGFEEADAVIEREFATGTVHQGYIEPHNVTAHWSENGKLTIWCSTQGPFEVRGQVADVLGLEVGDIRVIPQEIGGGFGGKFRVYEEPTAALLAQKTGKPVKMVMSRTEVLKATGPTPASYIKVKMGATRDGMLTAAQAYMAYEAGAYPGSAVGAGAGCIFSPYSIPNSLIDGYDVVVNKPQSSAYRAPGATNAAFASETVIDEICEQIGMDPLEFRLKNASKEGTRRADGPVFLRIGQEEVVKAAIAHPHYSAPLEGPNRGRGVAAGFWFNGGGTSTVVASVNPDGTVALVEGSPDIGGTRTSVAIQFAEVLNLPIEDIKPNVTDTDAIGQTDGTGGSRVTFATGWASYEAAQDVKRQMIERAATLWEISKDDIVFEDGTFRSKSDSSKSITFKELAAKANGAGGPVVGRAAVSGKQAGPAFALLIVDVEVDPDTGKVDILRATIVQDAGKAIYPGYVEGQMQGGVVQGIGWALNEEFVYNDQGVMVNASFLDYRMPTTLDLPMIETVIVEVPNPGHPYGVRGVGEVPIVPPPAAVANAIYRAVGIRLNELPMSPSRVLKALWESDGSHDQAAD
- the ndhC gene encoding NADH-quinone oxidoreductase subunit A encodes the protein MDWFSQYGFLGALLLSGIVLGAIPVVLPLIISPRARGRKSRETYECGMDTIGSAWVRFDIAYYLFALIFVAFEVDVLYILPIAVIYDSGTYVWRDFIELTIFVGILFLAIIYAWSKGVLHWRSR
- the nuoB gene encoding NADH-quinone oxidoreductase subunit NuoB produces the protein MAQIELPLVKSDPKNIEELREEVGPLVHMDLLENLLNHARSRSLWPLTFGLACCAIEMMAAGASRFDLDRIGAGVFRPSARQADVMILAGTISRKMAPAIKTLWDQMPSPKWAIAMGGCTIDGGPFKYPGQYAIVEGADKIVPVDVYVPGCPPRPEALFAALFKLEEKIRAGKKFNK